The Fusobacterium russii ATCC 25533 sequence AATGAATGAAACTGATGAAACAGGTGCAGGAATAAAAGTTAACAGCCAAAATTTCCAATATTTAACGGGGGAAGTGGGACTGGATTTAACAAAAAAATTATATGACTATGGAATGCTTAGTCAAATGAGAGGAAGCTTTTCTCTGATACAAGGTTTACATGGCTATAATAACAAAGACTTAACTGCGTATGTTAATGGTTCAACTAATACATTCAAAATAAAAGGAGATAAAGAAAAAAATAATTTCTTAAAAGTATCGCTTGGCTATGATGTAATTAGGGATTCTGGGATTTTATATGGAATTGAGGGTGCATATATGAGAAGCTCACAAACTGATAATATAGAGGTTGGTGCCAAAATTGGATATAAGTGGTAGAAAATAAGTAGATTTTATTGAATGAAGAAAAGAGGTTCTATAACAATGGTATCAATGAAAAAAATTAAATAAATTTTTATGTAGTTTCAGAAAAAATAAATCTGAAACTATTTTTTGTTGAAAAACGATACATATTATTTTTTTTATTTAAAAAATTTAAATTTATATTATTTGATAACTTTTGAATCTAAAATTAAATATTTAATCGCTTTAATTAGAAAACATGGATATGATATTCTAAGAAATGATAAAAATAGAGTTTTAATTAACCATGAATCTATTCATACTGTTACTATTAATACCGGTTTAATTTCTGATGATATTTTATATAATTTGTGAAAAATCTTGACAAAAAAAAAAAAAAGAATACAATTCTCTTAAAATAAAAAAGAAAATTATTTACAAATCCAACACAAATCTTCTTATTTCAAATTTTTAAAATTTCATAAAATTTAATTACACAAAAAAGTTTAATATAGTATTTAATAAAAGTATGTAAATAAAAGTGTATAGTTTTTTTATTATTTATAATTTTAATATAGTATTTAATGTAAAGGAGGGGGAAAAATGGTAAGTAAAATAAAAAGCCACTATATTCTGTTTGCATTTATTTTATTTTCATTTTCTGCATTAGCAAGTGATTTTAGTTTTGAGGAGGAGCTTTTAAATTTAAATGAAGAATATAAAAGCTTAGTAACTAAGGAAAATGAAAGATTTGAAGAAGAAGAAAAGAACTCTGAATTATCCAAAAAGAAAGTTGAAAATCTTTATATAGTAAAAGAAAAGATAGAAGCAGAGATGCTTAATAAACAGGAAGAAAGAAAAAAGAGATTTTTTAAAGATGACTATGATGAGCTTATAGATAAATACGAAAGTTATTTGAGAAAGATAGAAAAAGAAATAGCAGCACAAGAAAAATTGATATCAGATTTTGAATTAATAAAAACATTAAGAGGGGAATAAATTATGAAGAAAAATATTTTATTGTTACTGATATTGTCTTCAATAATTACAGCATGCTCAAGTACAAAAATTTATGAAGCAGGTAAGTACGAAGATCCGTATCAAATATTAGAATCAAAAAGAGAGCAATATAAAAGACAGGAGGAAGAAAAGAGAAAGGAAGTTGAGAGAAAAGCAGAAGAAGAAAGAAGAGCAACTGAAGAGGCAAAAGAAAAAATAGAAAAAGTAGAATCTGAAACAGCAGAAGAAAAAGAAATTATGTCTACTGAAGAAAAAGCTAATCAAGAGAAATTAAAAATGGAAGAAGAAATGCGCCTAAAAAAAGAAGAGGCAGAGAGAGTTAAAAATCTACCTTATGAAGAAAAAATGCAATATAAAGTCAATAAAGCAATGGAAAAAGTAAATGAGATGGTAGGTATAGCAAATCAAGCTAGAGAGGAAGAATTAAAAAATAAGGCTGCAATAGATGAAATAGAAATGATGTTAAATCCTCAAACTATAGAAGAAAGTACAAAAACAGAACAATAGTATAAATAATTTGGAGGGAATAGAATGAAAAAAATTTTGTTAATATTGGCTTTAATTTTCATAGCTACGGCATGTAGCACAGTCAATACGGCAGAAACTAATGAAACTCAAATGAAAAGATTATTAAAAGAGGCAGATAAAAAAGAAAAAGAAACAGAGAAAAAAAGAATGGAAGAAAGTAAAAAAATGGAAAAAGAAGCTTCTATGATGGAAGCTAAAAAAACAGAAAGTCAAGCTGGTACAGAAATGAAAGAAGAAAATGCTGAAATGATGGAAGAAGCAAAAAAAGAAAAATGGGCAGATCCTCATAAAGATAAGACAAGAGGAGAGATAATGCAATATGAAATGGAAAGAGTAAGAGCAGAAATGGAAGCTTTACAATCATCTGTTAATGATTATGCGCAAAAAACTAAGATGTTGAAGGAATATAAGGAAAAGTTAGAAAAATTAGAAAAATTAAATCAAGCATCAATGCAATAATAAAGAGAGGTGGAAATATTGAAATCTAATAATATAAAATATATTGAAGATTCATTAAAAAGATATATCAAAAAATCAAAAGATGTAAGCTATTCAACAGCACTTTTAGTAGCATTTTTAATAACAGGTTTTGTATCATATTCGTCAGAACCGGTTCAAATGGTAAGCACAAGAGCAGAATTGGCAGAAAAGATTTTAAATGAGAAATTTAGAGTCAGTACTGAATTAAAAGAAACAGAAAAAAGTATAAAAGATATAGATTTAAAAATAGAAAAATTAATGAGGAGAGGAGCATTCTGGGTAAAACCTTTAGAAGATTCTTATCAAATATTCTTTAATGGCAACTGGCATAATTATAGTAAAAACAAAAATAGAACAAAATTTAATTTTAAAGGACTGGAGTATACATCTAGCCCTAGTTTTTTATCTTCATCAGAAAAAGAAACATACTATGATGGAATATATTATGGAGCAGAAGGGATAATAAAAAATCCTTTAGAATTTACAGATAGTATAGATTTTGGAGCTAATATAAGTCCTAAAAAGGTGGAGGAAGTGATAGTTATTCCTCCGACAGTACGTAAAACGGAAGTAAAATTGGCACAAATTACAGCGCCGGCAGTTCCTGATATTACCGTGACCGCTCCGGTAGTTACTGCTCCAACAGCAGGAGCACTTGTAACTCCAACAGCACCTAGTATAAATGTAACAGCACCGGCTGCAATAACACCATTAGGACAAATAACAGTTACAGAGATAGCCCCATTAAATATAAATGTGACTACTCCAACAATTTCAGAACCTTTGGCTATAACAGCTCCGACTGTGCAAGCACCTGCTACTCCAGCTGGATTTACTCCGAGGTTGATTACACCACCAAGTCCACCAAATCAACCAATAATTAATTTACCCACACTTCCTAATTTTAGTGCAATAGTTCAATCTAGTGGAAATGGGACTGCTAATACTGTAGATTTAAGGACTCAATCTAATGGAGTAATAGAGATGGTAGCCTTGACATCAGGAGATTTTAACTTAAAAAGAACAGCAGCATCTACTTGGGTTTATGAATACAAAGGATATTCAGGAGCAAATGTATGGGCAGTTGGAAATGCTTCAAGTGATATTCATCCAGTTGTAACTCCAAATGGAACTTGGAATTCATTAGCTAGAGCTTCTACAACTTCTGGTGGAGGGCAGTTAGGATTTCAAAAACTTGTTGGAGGCTCTACACAATCAACAATGCTAAGTAATGCTAACTTCTTATATACAAGAGAACTAGAAAGCTCTACAACAAACTTAGGGGAGTTTGTTCACTTAGATATACATGGTGCAGCATCAGTAACAACACAAAGAACAGGGCTTGTAACAGCAACAAATAGTCTTTCTAATAAACAGGATATACTGGATGCATATGATGATGCAGGAAAAATTAATTGGACAGGAAGAACTAGTGATAATTCAAATAGGTATACTTGGATGAATAGTGGTAAAATAATAGCTGAAGGCGGAAATATGTCAATTACTAACCATTATGATCATACAAGTAATTCGTCACAAAAAGCATTGGCAATAAATAGTGGTGAAATAATATTTCAGCCGTATTTTAATGGGGCTAATTATTTTCAAAAATATAATTCTGTTTTTGTAATGTCATTAGATGGAAATCAGGTTCATCATATTATGTATAACAGTCCAAAAGGAAAGATAATTACTTATACAGGTACTACTTCAGTATTTTTATCAAACTCTAGTAACTCAGGCAGACCGCTAAGTATAGTGAATAGAGGTAATATTGAAATGTATGGTGAAAACTCTGCGGGTATTTATATTAAAACAGGTTCTAAAAATGATATTGTATTCACAACTTCAGATTTCGCATTTAATAATGCTAATAATACAGTAAATAGTGGTTCATATAAACCAATAAAATTATTTGGTGATAACAGTATAGGTTTATACCAAATGCCAAATGCGACAGGTGGAGAAATTAAAGGAAATTTTGCAGTAGATCTAGGTGAAGCTGGAAAAGGAAATCAGAATTTTACTACTGATAATGTATCTGGGAAAACAAATGGAACAAAAATAACAAACCATAGCGTTAATAGTGGAAATAATGAAAATATAGAAAAAACTTTTGGTATTATAGCAGGAGATTTAAACTTAAATAGCCACCAAATAAATATTTTTGATAAAACAGAAGGAAATGTTGGTGTGTTTCCTAATTTAGACAAAGAGCTTAAACTTGGTGGTGGTGAAATATCTTTGAAAGGTGGAAATAAAAACATAGCAATAATGCTTCAAAGACAAGGAAGTGCAACTTCTAATGGAAATATTTCATTAACAGGTGGAGTAGGAAATATGGCTATATCTGCACAAGGGGGAAATAGCTCAAATGGAGGAACAAATCCGTATGAAGTTGTAACAATAAATAAAATAACTGCTAATAATACGGAAGATTCATTATTAATATTTGCTGATATGGGAGCAAAAGTTACTGTTGGAGAATTAAATGCAACTTCTAAAGTTGGTTCTAATCCAACAAGCATTAATAAAAAAGATACTGGAATTGCATATGCTGTTGGAAAAAATTCTTCTTCTCCTACAACAATTACTATAAATAGAACAGTAAAACCTTCATCTCCTAATATAACTATAACAGGTTCTCAATTAACAGACAAAGATAGTTATGTGGGATTTGGACTTATGGCAAAAGATGGAGGGCTTATTAATGCCAAAAATAATAATATAAAAGTTGTTAATGGCTCAACTGTTATAGCTTCAATAGGAGCAGACTCTAAAATAGACTTAACAGGATCAACATTAGAATATGACGGTTTAGGTTATGCAATATATTCAGATGGTCAAGGAAAAGTAGATATATCAGGAGCAGAATTAAATCTAGCAGGAAAATCAACAGCTTTTGATGTGGATTTAGGAGCAGGAACACTACCTATTACATTAGATGGAAATACAAGAATTAAAGCTAACTCAGATGATGTAATTGTATTTAACTTAAAAAGAGCAACAGGTCTTACAACAGTTGGAGGAATCGAAGATTCTATTAAAAATCAAATTTCAGCTAAGTTAGGTGGAGGGATTAATCTAAATAATTTGTTCACAGGAAGTACTTCTACAAAGTATAAGGTAGCAGCTGTGGATGGAGGAAGTATAACACTTGGAAACCTAGATAAAACAGGGAAAGGAGATGCAGGGGAAACTATAGAACAAAAAGAAGGACATCAATATTTTAATCGTTTCCTAGGTCAAAGATTAGTTGCAACAACAAATGCAGGAAGTACAATTTCTGCAATATTATCTAGTGCCGATGCAACAGCTAGGTATAATGGTCAAGTTGTAGGACTTGAAATGAATTCAAGTAAAAATGCAACATCAGTTAACGAAGCAGGAATTAATTTAGTTAATTCAACACTAAAAGCAGATAGAACAGACGCAGGAACAGGAGCAGTAGGTGCCTTTATTAACTATGGAAAAGTGACTGTCGATGCAGCTTCTAAAATTTTAGTAGAAAAAGAAGCAAACACTGTTAATGATAAAGCCGCAGGAATATATGCAGTAAATGGCTCTGTAGTAGAAAATAAAGGTGAAGTTGCTGTCGGTGGAAATCAATCTATAGGTATTTTAGGAATGGCATATAGATTAGATAACAGTAATTCTCCAATAGTAGATGAATTTGGAGCAGCGGCAGTAGGGCAAGGTAAAGTAAATATAACAAATGCTGCCGGGAGTAAAATCCTTATGTCTGGAGAAAATACTATAGGCATCTATGCTGATAATAATAAAACAGGTTCAGCTGCAACAGATCATAACGTTGTGAATAAAGGTAATATAGAAGTAGGAAAATCTTCAGGAACATCAACATCTATAGGAATTTATGCAAAAGGAGTATCAGTTAAGCCTGAATTCGGAAAGATAAGTATAGGAGAAAAAGCTATAGGTATCTATGCGCTGGATTCTGAAATAGGTGAAGCCGGAAAAGATTTAGGAACTGTAGAATTTAAAGATGAGAAAGGAATAGCCATATATTTAACTGGAGATCAAAATAAAACTAAGTTAAATGGAACTAAAGTTACTTTAGCTAATCCTAATTCTAAAAAAGAAAGTGTAGGTATTTTCATAGATCATACTTCTAATACTGTACCATATGAAACAGCTGTACAAGTTGATACAGGAAGTTCAAATAATATAACAGCATACTACACTAAATCAGGAGATTTAAAAGTAAAGGCTAATGGAAAGATTAATGAGAACAGTATTGGTATAACAGGAGCAGAAGGTAAGAAACTGACTTATGGTGACGGAGCTTCTAATTTTACTTTTGAAGTTGGAAAGAATTCAACAGGAATACTGGCTAAAAAGAGTGAAGTAGAATTAAAAGAAAAAGCTACAGTTAAATTGACTGGAGAAAATTCAACAGGAATATATTCAGATTCAGATAAAACAAATAAAACTGCAAAAATTTCTGGGAAAATAGAGTTCGATGCTAATGCTAAAAATTCAATTGGAGTTTATGCGCTGAATGGAACAGATGTACGCCCAGATGCTTCAGACACTGTTAATTTTGGAAGTTCAAAAAATAATATAGGAATATATTTAGCAGGTTCTAATTATACTGGTATTCCGACATCAATGAATATTACATATGCTCATAATAGTAATAATATTTATTTGTATGCACAGGGTTCAAAAGCAAGTGATGGGACACTTTTAGGAAGTACAGTTAAGCCATACGCTGCAATAAATGTAAGTCCAACAGGAAAATCAACTGCAACAGAAAAAGCAATTGGAATATATTTAGATACTGCTGTTAAAGGAGAAGTTGGTAAATTTGTAGATAATGATTTAAATTTAGAAGAAGCTGGAGCAGAACTTAATGTAAGTAATGAAGGTATAGGAGCTTATGCTAAAAATACTTCTACAAATGAGTATAATAAAATAACTTTACCTAAAATTTCTTCTGATGGAGATAAAACTGTAGGAGTATATACTGATGGAAACTTAAAATTGGTTAGAACGGGTAATATATCAGCTTCTAATAAAGGAATAGGAATATACGCTAATAAAGGTAAAATTGCGTTAGAAGATGTACAAAGAATAGCTCTTACAAAAGCAGGAACAGGTATATATCTAACTAATGGAACATATTTAGATGGAAATAAAATTGAACTAAAAAATAATACAGCAGGTACTGCAGCAGCAGGAGTGTACTACACTAAAGGTTCAGTGACTTCACAAGTAACTCATAATACAGAAATTGAAGTAAATGATGGTAATGATGCATTAGCCCTTTATATAGATGGTGGAATAGATTTAAAGAATAATAAAGATATAACTATATCTAAAAACAAAGGAAATGTTGCAACTTTCATAACAGGAAATTCTAAATTCACAAATGATGCTAATATAACTTTAGAAGGGGCAGGTCTAACTCAAGCTCTGGGAGTTTATGTTCAAAATGGAGAAGCGACAAATAATGTAGGGAAGAGTATAAAAGTTAAAGATGAAACAGCAGGAAGTCTATCTGTTGGAATGGCGGCAGTGAAATCTGCAACAGGAACTAAAGCTACAGTAAACAATGCAGGAGCAATAGAAGTAACTGGTGATGCTATAGCAATGTATGTAGATAATGATTCATCAGGTACAAACAGCGGAACAATAACTGTTAAAAATTCAGGAAATATGAAAGCAATTGGTGCTTATGTAAAAGGAAATAATGCTGCTTTTAGTAACACAGGAAAAATTTCTTCTGAAAACATAGCGCTTGCTTTAGAGGATACTACAGCAGGGAAAATAACATCAGGAAATATAGAATTAACAGCAAATAATGCTGTAGGGATTTATGCTAAGAATTCTGTTATTGATTTTGATGTGACTGCAACGACAACCAAAGAAAAAACAGTGGCACTGTTCGCACAAGGAAATACAAAAATTAGTAAAACTGTAACTTCAGCAGCCGGAAAAGGTCACGTAGGAGTATATGTAAAAGATTCAAATGTAAAATTTGAAACAGGTTCTAAAGTTGTTGTAAACAATGGAGTAGGAACAGACTTTGGAGTAGGAATATTCACAGATAAAGCATTTAGCGGAGATATAAAAACAACAATTGAACAAAATGGCTCTGAAACTATAGGACTATTCTTAGGAAGCGACGGCGGAGCGGGTTCTACTGTAAACTACACAGGAAATATAAAGGCAGGAAATGGAATAGGAGTTTATGTTCCAACTAATTCTAAGTTTGTATCAACAAATACTGCTTTTGATATAAATGGTGGAACTGCTGTTTACTTAAAAGGTGGAGAAGTTGATTTAGGAAGTACAGGCAAGGCAACAATTAATTTTGGTGCAGCCGGTGGAACAGCAATCTATCAAGATGGTGGAATAATAAATACAGGAGCTGGTTTAACAATTAATGGAAGTGGAAGTTTCTTAGCGCTTAAGAATGCTAATTCTACAATTAATTCACTTGTAAAAGTTGGAGCTAACGGAATAGGAATAAACTCTACCTATGATGCAAAAGGAACAGATTATCAACTTAGTCTTGGAAGCACAGGTAAAATTCAACTAAATGGAGATAAGGCTACAGGTATAGCTGCAACAGTGGCTCTTAGCGTTGCACCAAATAAAGTGATTATTAAAAATGAAGGAATAATTGAAACAACTTCCGGTTTTCAAACAGTTGGAATTTTTGCTAAAGGTGCTCATGTTGAAAATTCAGTAAATGCAAAAATAAATATAGGTGAAAAAGGAATAGGAATATTTACAACAAATGATGGAGCAAATATTGATACTGTACTTAAAAATAATGGTGAAATAAATCTTTTAGGAAATGAAGCTATAGGAATATTAGCAAATAAAACAACTACAGATAAAGCATTTATTGGAGGAAAAATAACAGGAAGCAAAGATTCTCAAATAGGTATCTATGTAAAAGACAATACTGTAAAAACAACTGTAAAAGATTTTACAATATCATTAGGAACTAATGCTAAAGGTTTAGTATTTGATAGTGGAAATAGTTTCATAGTTGATACATCAGGAACTAATAATAAGATTACCACTGGAGATACAACAGATAAAGCAAAAAGAGGTATAGGTATAGGAACTATCGGAACTAATGGAGTGGTAAATAATACAGATGTTACTATTGGAACTGATTCATTAGGCTTATATGCTAAAGGTGGAAAAATTGAATTTAATTCAGGAAGTTTAAAATCATCTACAGGAAGCTCTATACTTGCTTATGCTGATAAGGCTGGAACAATAGAATTAAATGGAACAGGACCTCTAAGTGTGGGTACTAATGGAATAGCGCTTGGAACTAATGGCGGTAAAATAGATACAAATGCAACAACACTTATTGAAGTAAATGGTACAAAAGGAATAGGTGCCTTTGTAGTTGGAGATGCAGCTAATGCGGGAGAAATATCTAATAAATTTGAAGTAAAAGTTAAGAGCGCAGATGGAATAGGTGTTTATGCAAAAGGTAATGTAAATTCATTTGCAAAAGTAACAGAAATAAAAGGAAACAGTTCAAAAGGATATATTTTTGATAGTTTAACTAAAGCAGCTACTGTATCAGGCTTATTACAACTAAATGATGCTAGCGCAACTGATCAAATAGGAGTATATGCAACTGGAACAGGAGCAGGGCTTACTACAAATGGTATATCTGTAATAGGAAGAAGAAATATAGGAATATATAATAAGGCAAATCAAAGTACAACTAATAACGGAGTTTTAACTGTTGGAGATAGTATAGCCGATAATTCTTCTATAGGAATATTCTCTGATAATAGTACTGAAAATACAACAGCAAGAACTATAGCAACAAATGACTTAGTTACAGTTGGAAAAAATTCTGTAGGAATCTATGGGAAAAATATAGGAGTAACTCAAAGTTTAGCCACAAAAGATGTAACAGTTGCTAGCAAAGGAATAGGAATACTTGTAGAAAATACAGCTACTTACTATGGTAAGGGCAATGTGTCTGTTGCAGGTAAGGTTAATGTTGGAGCAGATGAAGCAATAGGAATACAAACAGAAAACGCAAATGTAACTTTATCAAAGGATCTAATTGTAGGCGCAAATAACAGTAAAGGTGTATTTTCAACAGAAAAAGGAAATATATCAATTGCAGGAGATATTACAGTTGGAAAAGATTCTATAGGAATCTATAAAAAAGGAACAGGAATTGAAACTATTCAAACAGCTTCTGGAAAAACTTTAACAGTAGGAGAAAAAGGCTATGGAATATTTGCAGAAAATGCTAAGGTAGAAAATAAAGCAAATATTACAGTAGGAAAAAATGGTCTGGGAATTTATGGAACAGGCGCTGATCTAAGTTCTACCGGAAATGTAACAGTAGGAGAATCTGGAATTGGACTATATTTAAAATCTGATGGAACTAAGACTCTAACATCAACAGGTGTACATACTATAGGCAATAAAAAAGCTATAGGACTTTATGCAGAAAATGCAAATATAGAAACAAAAGCAGGAAGTTCTATGACTATAGGTGATGATGATAGTGTAGGTATTTTCTCTAAAGGAGCAGGAAATGTTACTACAAATGGGGATATTACAGTAGGAAAATCATCTATAGGAATCTATAAAGATGGAAAAGGTGAATTAAATATTGGAAATTCGGGTCAACAATTAAATGTAGCAGAAAAAGGATATGGAAT is a genomic window containing:
- a CDS encoding FAD-I family protein; the encoded protein is MKKILLILALIFIATACSTVNTAETNETQMKRLLKEADKKEKETEKKRMEESKKMEKEASMMEAKKTESQAGTEMKEENAEMMEEAKKEKWADPHKDKTRGEIMQYEMERVRAEMEALQSSVNDYAQKTKMLKEYKEKLEKLEKLNQASMQ
- the radD gene encoding autotransporter adhesin RadD, with amino-acid sequence MKSNNIKYIEDSLKRYIKKSKDVSYSTALLVAFLITGFVSYSSEPVQMVSTRAELAEKILNEKFRVSTELKETEKSIKDIDLKIEKLMRRGAFWVKPLEDSYQIFFNGNWHNYSKNKNRTKFNFKGLEYTSSPSFLSSSEKETYYDGIYYGAEGIIKNPLEFTDSIDFGANISPKKVEEVIVIPPTVRKTEVKLAQITAPAVPDITVTAPVVTAPTAGALVTPTAPSINVTAPAAITPLGQITVTEIAPLNINVTTPTISEPLAITAPTVQAPATPAGFTPRLITPPSPPNQPIINLPTLPNFSAIVQSSGNGTANTVDLRTQSNGVIEMVALTSGDFNLKRTAASTWVYEYKGYSGANVWAVGNASSDIHPVVTPNGTWNSLARASTTSGGGQLGFQKLVGGSTQSTMLSNANFLYTRELESSTTNLGEFVHLDIHGAASVTTQRTGLVTATNSLSNKQDILDAYDDAGKINWTGRTSDNSNRYTWMNSGKIIAEGGNMSITNHYDHTSNSSQKALAINSGEIIFQPYFNGANYFQKYNSVFVMSLDGNQVHHIMYNSPKGKIITYTGTTSVFLSNSSNSGRPLSIVNRGNIEMYGENSAGIYIKTGSKNDIVFTTSDFAFNNANNTVNSGSYKPIKLFGDNSIGLYQMPNATGGEIKGNFAVDLGEAGKGNQNFTTDNVSGKTNGTKITNHSVNSGNNENIEKTFGIIAGDLNLNSHQINIFDKTEGNVGVFPNLDKELKLGGGEISLKGGNKNIAIMLQRQGSATSNGNISLTGGVGNMAISAQGGNSSNGGTNPYEVVTINKITANNTEDSLLIFADMGAKVTVGELNATSKVGSNPTSINKKDTGIAYAVGKNSSSPTTITINRTVKPSSPNITITGSQLTDKDSYVGFGLMAKDGGLINAKNNNIKVVNGSTVIASIGADSKIDLTGSTLEYDGLGYAIYSDGQGKVDISGAELNLAGKSTAFDVDLGAGTLPITLDGNTRIKANSDDVIVFNLKRATGLTTVGGIEDSIKNQISAKLGGGINLNNLFTGSTSTKYKVAAVDGGSITLGNLDKTGKGDAGETIEQKEGHQYFNRFLGQRLVATTNAGSTISAILSSADATARYNGQVVGLEMNSSKNATSVNEAGINLVNSTLKADRTDAGTGAVGAFINYGKVTVDAASKILVEKEANTVNDKAAGIYAVNGSVVENKGEVAVGGNQSIGILGMAYRLDNSNSPIVDEFGAAAVGQGKVNITNAAGSKILMSGENTIGIYADNNKTGSAATDHNVVNKGNIEVGKSSGTSTSIGIYAKGVSVKPEFGKISIGEKAIGIYALDSEIGEAGKDLGTVEFKDEKGIAIYLTGDQNKTKLNGTKVTLANPNSKKESVGIFIDHTSNTVPYETAVQVDTGSSNNITAYYTKSGDLKVKANGKINENSIGITGAEGKKLTYGDGASNFTFEVGKNSTGILAKKSEVELKEKATVKLTGENSTGIYSDSDKTNKTAKISGKIEFDANAKNSIGVYALNGTDVRPDASDTVNFGSSKNNIGIYLAGSNYTGIPTSMNITYAHNSNNIYLYAQGSKASDGTLLGSTVKPYAAINVSPTGKSTATEKAIGIYLDTAVKGEVGKFVDNDLNLEEAGAELNVSNEGIGAYAKNTSTNEYNKITLPKISSDGDKTVGVYTDGNLKLVRTGNISASNKGIGIYANKGKIALEDVQRIALTKAGTGIYLTNGTYLDGNKIELKNNTAGTAAAGVYYTKGSVTSQVTHNTEIEVNDGNDALALYIDGGIDLKNNKDITISKNKGNVATFITGNSKFTNDANITLEGAGLTQALGVYVQNGEATNNVGKSIKVKDETAGSLSVGMAAVKSATGTKATVNNAGAIEVTGDAIAMYVDNDSSGTNSGTITVKNSGNMKAIGAYVKGNNAAFSNTGKISSENIALALEDTTAGKITSGNIELTANNAVGIYAKNSVIDFDVTATTTKEKTVALFAQGNTKISKTVTSAAGKGHVGVYVKDSNVKFETGSKVVVNNGVGTDFGVGIFTDKAFSGDIKTTIEQNGSETIGLFLGSDGGAGSTVNYTGNIKAGNGIGVYVPTNSKFVSTNTAFDINGGTAVYLKGGEVDLGSTGKATINFGAAGGTAIYQDGGIINTGAGLTINGSGSFLALKNANSTINSLVKVGANGIGINSTYDAKGTDYQLSLGSTGKIQLNGDKATGIAATVALSVAPNKVIIKNEGIIETTSGFQTVGIFAKGAHVENSVNAKINIGEKGIGIFTTNDGANIDTVLKNNGEINLLGNEAIGILANKTTTDKAFIGGKITGSKDSQIGIYVKDNTVKTTVKDFTISLGTNAKGLVFDSGNSFIVDTSGTNNKITTGDTTDKAKRGIGIGTIGTNGVVNNTDVTIGTDSLGLYAKGGKIEFNSGSLKSSTGSSILAYADKAGTIELNGTGPLSVGTNGIALGTNGGKIDTNATTLIEVNGTKGIGAFVVGDAANAGEISNKFEVKVKSADGIGVYAKGNVNSFAKVTEIKGNSSKGYIFDSLTKAATVSGLLQLNDASATDQIGVYATGTGAGLTTNGISVIGRRNIGIYNKANQSTTNNGVLTVGDSIADNSSIGIFSDNSTENTTARTIATNDLVTVGKNSVGIYGKNIGVTQSLATKDVTVASKGIGILVENTATYYGKGNVSVAGKVNVGADEAIGIQTENANVTLSKDLIVGANNSKGVFSTEKGNISIAGDITVGKDSIGIYKKGTGIETIQTASGKTLTVGEKGYGIFAENAKVENKANITVGKNGLGIYGTGADLSSTGNVTVGESGIGLYLKSDGTKTLTSTGVHTIGNKKAIGLYAENANIETKAGSSMTIGDDDSVGIFSKGAGNVTTNGDITVGKSSIGIYKDGKGELNIGNSGQQLNVAEKGYGIYYIGAGKTNSKIQSNMDITLAKESVGTYAKNATVIQNGNITVGETNIGSDGYANPDSNKNSIGIFADTSDVSYKGTMLVDKPLSVGIYGRGAGTITLRSGATVNVKNGAIGIMTGQGVSAINIENGATINVSGKAKDVDSNASDKNVSFGITAYSGVIDNKGTISVSGGATGIYLGGTASLLNGATGTIIIDPSGGTSIGKPTTKTDTGNIGGIRITDVGKVTINERVITGGTVKIKGDLNMQGMGLDISTGKILVDAKNISGTAYIIPNFSKGNSEQKITIKDVFKVAPDGIGAFTGDVKSKSISWIAKISKEFSDTTTKDITLARIPYNALISGEKYKNLAAGLEEIRLSIPSTQNSDIFKSLDKISDHGTFARAVADMRGDVYSNIQERMKTVENVFEKSYSELLNSYNVTKDVNKFSVIHSQGKHKDDTLGVTGYKYKSLGMLYLNDREAFSYGGKYGWSAGLIGSDFDFEGRTNKGSSEKVISGKIGLHYQKALDRKDDDAQLKYLSRLELTVNKHKTKRNLLIGNDSYHNKASYYSADLSWKNKVFYDYDVNTKWSFKPYAALDLSYGHIWNISESGNGIRLDVKGKDYFVVSPNVGVETKYIIPVGETNRVVLKADAKASYDVTELYERTNTAKIKDTSKGYYDLSRPEKRRAEGKVGVEIGLEKTDNYGVTFRAEYTGSRKSDMNYGVRFNYKF
- a CDS encoding adhesion protein FadA; this translates as MVSKIKSHYILFAFILFSFSALASDFSFEEELLNLNEEYKSLVTKENERFEEEEKNSELSKKKVENLYIVKEKIEAEMLNKQEERKKRFFKDDYDELIDKYESYLRKIEKEIAAQEKLISDFELIKTLRGE